The region AGCAATAACTATCAACATTCTTTGCATAAACTCAACACCCAAGAAGACAAAATAACAGCAGGGGGATTTCATTTGCAGTTTGCAGAATTAAATGACAAGGTAAACACAATGAGAGAATCAAAATAGTTGAAGTGGAACCAGAAAAAACTTACTTCATGATAGCCTCCAGTGTAATTAGTGTGAGCTCGAAGATCTTCCACATCGAATCCATCTACTGAACCAGATATTAGAAgctacaacaacaacaacaacaaacacgCATTTAGGGAAGCTATGATGAAATTTCCTACTGAATAATATTGTGACCAATGaaaaatacattttttttctctagaaTGGAAAATCAGCAAGAAACCAATTAAACCAAAGCTAAACAATTTTCCGATGAATACGGAACAACCCTATTGTCAACTTAAGCAATACATAAACTCAGTTTACCTGAAGTTCATGCTCATTAAATATGTCAATCCACTCTTTTGGTATTAACTGTTGGAATCCTTTCAAAAAATGTGAACTTTGTTGACGTATCTGCACAACAGTCCCAAGAATGGAAGAAATTGATATCAAGACGAGCTTTAAACAATTTGATCTTATTGTTCTGGAAATATTTCGTAATTTCCCCTTTTACTTTTGGACGGCTTGACATGAATATGAATACAGAGCTATAGACCAAATCCAAGAAGCATCTACCTGAAAGTTCAACCGATGGTTGGCTACCAGATGAATGAAAGTAATGACATTCTCATTCGATACTCGTTTGCTTTTTCCTTCTGGAAGCAGCTCTTCTTCTGTTTGCTCACCATATTCGTTGTTATCGATTACAAAGTACAATTCTAACTGCGTTTTGTCACCCCCATAGTTCTGCAAGTCATCATAAAAcatgaaattataaaaaacataaataagaCTGAATTTGATACAAAACCCTACACATGTACAAGCTTAAGGGAATACGTCCTTGCATATCCATCACCAGGGATTTTGTGCGTTTCAAGAGATTTTTTCTTATAATGTGATTTTAACTTCCATTATTTGTAAAAGCAGCTGAAGTACAAGAAGCATACAGTGGAGGCCACTGGAAGCCTATATTCTATCTCTACTTTAGCATCTCTTAATAAAATTTCCGCTACCCCTCGTCATATTTGGAGTCAGTTTATATAAAATAGCCATTTTGCAAATCTTCCAAGCTTTATGATTAGTTCCAGCTAGAATAGTGCAACTATCATTCAGACAAAGTCTTCAAAGATCAGATGATTACATCTTTTCCCTGTTGTCTAAGACTTGATTTGGGTAGGCTTAGCagcataattttaattttaaaatagtaaCTTGAACTACTAGGTACAAAAGATAGGGTATGTTTTTGAAGGAGAAAGAGCATGTGAACTCATTGGTACTAGAAATGCATGAGGTGATACATCATGATATTTATTAGTAAAGGAGGTGTTAAGGAAATTACCTTCAGGAAAATCAAGTGGCGATACAATTCTGGATCCAAGGAAGGCAAGTCATTTAGGTAGTTATACCTGAAAAAAATGAGCTACTCAATATATTGAACCACACACCAAAGAGTAATTTTCCCGATAAAAAGTTCAGAGACTATGAATCCACATTTCAAGAGTGGAATACGaaaaaattgcaaaaagatgTTAGCAGTCACTATTAACCTACCAAAATTGTGCTATGAAGGTGCAGGACAATATAGTTGCTGTTAATGGGCCCCAATAAAGCCAGTATTTCTTATCTCATGACAGCAGAAGCCAATTATTAGCCCAGATCTAAGAACCACATGTTTGCAATTATATACATACCCTTTTATATCAAAGACATGCACACCCTCATGCTAATAAAGTTACAACCTCAGTACAGATGGTAAGCTTTAAACCTACTGCTAAAACACTCGAACAGAGATTTAGAGCCTAATAATAAAGCAACTGAAGAGTAAAAATGCTGCAGGATATCTGACAGCAAAGTGCTTTAACCGGATTTAGAACAAGGGAACATCCAAATGCTACATATTTAGAAGGTTCAACCTTCGATCACAAATGCCCTACTTCCCtatatttttggatttcttTCCAGGGAAATTGTCTTTTCGTACATTCATGACTCATGAATCCACATCAATTAGAACTAAAGCATAGCTATTAAGTATGTAGAACAAGTATATTGCATATATACTAATTCTACAGCAGGAACTTACTTTTGCTTCAATTTGCTCAAGAAGAATGTTGCAAATGGTATATCAACCAGAATGCCCTCGAACATTGCCTAAAAGCAATTTTGTATCAGCATATCGCCAAAACACAAGTGAAAGTAAATCTACTCACTGGAACACTGATGAGCATTTTGCCAGGTAAGTTAGGTAACTAATCGAatacatacaaaaataaaagtaagttacataaaataaaagacAACAGGAAAAGACATCAATATTGATGAAGAAAGAAAGCAATGACAAGTAGAAAGCAGAAGAACATCAATTCTCCGTCAACTTTAGTTTAGGCATCACAACTTGAGCGTGTAAAGTAACTCCTCAACTCAATTCTTATATTTCAGTAAAAATCATGACGTTGTTAACGACAATCAGGAAATACTAAGTGAGATGTTAGCAATCCAAGCCATGAAACCATTAATACCTTAGCAAGAATAGTTCCGAGAAAGTGAAAATACTCAAGATGCTGTTCATGTACCAGTCCAGATCCAGGATTTGGGTACAGGAGGTGATCCGCAGTTTCCTGAACATGCAAGCCAGCTCAATACGGAAAAAAGAGAATAGAAAGTACCACATAATACAAGACCATGTCATATAAAAGGGGGGGAATGtaagaaaaaataagaaaaaataaaagcaaGCAAAGGCACATCAATTTCTCAGACTGGTTAGCTTAAGAATTTATACTTCATGTGTTACATCTTCGTAGGGCCAAGATAAGCATAACTCTGATTAAATATGTAAGGAAACAATAGGGTACAGAGGACTTTCTGGTTAATTGTTATCACTCATTCACTACTGCCACTTCAGGCAATCATAAGTGTTATTACTTGGTAAGTAGTCAAATCGCATCTTAGTATAGCATAAGTACAAAAGTTGGGCTGCTAAATTCATACATTGACGTATACAGAATACAAGCACATCAAAATAGTAACATAGATGAAAAAAATCTCTCAATCATGAATAATTCACAACCTTAAACAGTCCATACTGGATATCAAAAGCTGCCCGAGTAATGTTTTCCATGAAATCTTTGAAAATGCCTCCACCATCAATACCAGCCTCCTCAACTCCAAGTTCATTAACAAAAGTTATACGGATCTGGATGAAAAGAACAGGAAGATTATATAGGAAAGGGCATTAGATCACACAATAATGCAAAAGTTAATAATGTTGAGCATATGTTGCCGAGAGAAACAGGCACAACATGCAGAGATATATAGAGACTTACCACTCCCCGAAGATCATCTTCAGCCAACGCATTTAATTGGCTGAAGGAATCCTCTAATATATGATCTCTTCTTATTTTGAATCTGTTTCTGGTAAAAATTGAATGAGCACTATTTCTCTCTTTCATAGTTGCTAGCTGTGACTGCAGGAAGTCAATATCAAGTGGTGGATTAAAACAGACATAGTTCTACAATATTTATCAACATCTATCAAAGCTACATTAAAGCTAAAAAGGAAACATAGCACAACTTAAACACTCACATGAAATATTTTAGCTCTGCTTGTAAAAGGTACCAAGAAAGGAGCCTGTTTAAGAATGTCATTTGCCCGTGTATTCTCCGTCAGTGCCTGAGATGATTGATCGTAATATTGGTCAGTCAGTAAGTAGTTGTGGAGGAGATGGtagcaataaaaataaaatactaatgaTTTTAATATTGTATCCAACATCATTGACAGACTATCACCTGAGACATAAATAAATCACTGGGAACATCTGCATTGAAGTCGCTAGGGGAGGTAAATTCCCGTCTGTTATTCCAGTCTTGCAACTGTAAACAATTTCGGTTCAGAATCACTATATGGAGCACAATATAATTACACATGCACAACAACAGTAAGATATATCTAACAGAAACACTCAAGTAATACTTAAGATAAAAAATCCTAAAATCTGTAAAACTCTGAGCATGAAACCTAATGTACCTGTGACATGAGCTCAGAAGCAACCACACAAACCCTGTGTTGAAGAAATTCTATGGGCTGCCTCTTCATAGCAGAAGGACCATCACCAGACTTTGAGAAATCAGGTGTTACCACTGGATTAAGCCAAAGAATCTGCCACAAGGCCTATACAAAGGAAGGAATATTGAGTTAACTTTAGTAACAAATGAAATAAGAATATTAAAGCACCAAACTATACTATAGAACCACACGACTCATGACTGATGAgtgattatttttctttaaaaatattagtCTACTAAGGCTCCAAAAGCCTCCAGAAAAATGATCAAATAAGCAGAAACTAAATTTTCTATGGACTATGAAACTAATAACTATTAAGGCTCAGAAATTCCAGAGTATGGAAGTTTCTGCCCTCACTGATCTGTTTGTCTCCTTTCATAGTATCATGGCTCATATAGCAAGAACAACTGTTTATCGAGTCaggacatagttctaaagtgACATTACTGGTCACTATTCCTACGTACTATCTTAGTTAAGCAACATGATATGTAGAAGTTTGAGTTAACAAGCTAGACGACTTAGAAACTTAAATGAAGCTTTGTACGGAAAAAAAATAGATGGTACAGCATTTACCTGTCTCAAGATGACGATTAACAATCTAATATCCTTCAACGACAGTGGCttctcttgttcataaaactcCTCATTGTCAACAATCGTTAGCATGTGCCTAATCCACAAGCAATAAGTTATCAACTTAACTTAAATAATAAGCCAAATATAATTGGGTGCATATTATGCATTGCAGAATTTTTGGAATCAACAAAAATGAATGCATACTTGTAGACAGGGCAGAAAACTGCTAATGGCAGTAGCCAACCAGGAGCATTGGCAGGCATATAAGCTGACCGTCCAGACAAAGAAGACCATGAATTATTCTCATTCAATCTCTTCATGAAATTCCATAGGATGGGAACCAGCTCTGTCCTATAAGCTAGCACAGTCATAATCCGCTCAAGGGGCAAAGTGTTGAAAGTCACGTGCAGAAAAGAACAAGCCGCATCAACAGCAGCCACCTCTTTGTCATCAGGCCTGCCTTTACGTGAATTTGTAGGAACAAGCGCACCCAATAAGGCATTAATCTGTGTGGTGTAGGACAAAAGAGAGGGTGAGAACGAGAGATGGAGGGAGAAACAGAAAGTAAACATGTTATCTAAACAAAagcaaaaataatattattgtatctGACCATACACAAGATAAAACATCTTGCGTACCAATTGTAGAAGAAATCGAGAATCTAAAGCATTAAATATCTGCTGTTCCAGGTCCCTGTTCAAAGTAATTTGTGACAGCTCATCACCAACCAGCATTTCATCTTCATTCATGGAAGAATCTGAATTATGGAGAAAAATGTTATAATGGACCAGTTCATTTATATAAGAAAAACAAATGTAACTTAAATAGAATAACGACTAAAGTACTACTGTACTAGTATCTTGTATAAAAGGTTAAACTCTGCCAAGCAAATAGAACAGACCTGTACCTCCTTGATTTGGTGTTCGGAGAGGAGGAAGTGCTTGGACTAAGTATGTTGAAACGGTAGCAAAATCTATAGCCTGACAGATAGAGATCGAAAGCCATGAATTCAGAGCCACATGTGCAAGTCAACCACAGAAATGAGGGATGGGGTTAAAAACAAATCAGAGCAATCAACTTCCATCAGCTAGAAAGAAGGTAATGACACAGAATTCTAAGCAAAATGACAGTCAAACTATGGCAGATGTAAATGTATGGCTCCAACTCACAAGGTGGTGGCAAGAACAACAAAATTGTTGATCGGTGatttataagaaaaaatagttcAGGACAAGTCCACCCCCTCTGATTCGCAACCTCCTGTCTGTAACAAAGTTACATAGGCTATTGAGTTGAAGAAAATGGAGCTGTCATCGTCTGTTACAGGGACTGTTACTAAGTGTAGTTAACACTGGCAATTTTTAAATGGTAGAGGAAGTGGCATCATGCTATctttatttcataattattgCATTTGCTTCTATAAGTACTCCTTGAGGTTAGAAGAGGAGTTTATGTTTCGTCAAGTATTGTATTGAATGCACTATCCGGACTTCCAATGAGAAAAGAGTCACATTGTTATTACTTTTCCTCACAAACACTGTCTGACTGTCGACAACAGATTTGTCTCCATTGCTTCTTTTCTCTAACACCCTCCCCCCAAGTGATCATTATAAGAATGGGTCATTTGAGAATTATGTATACAATAAACAGAGGTAAAACACAGGAGGAATTTTGTGTGCAGAATATTTTATGAGCAGAGGAAAGCATACAGAGTTCCCATAACAAATGCAGCAATGCCACCAATGGTTATAAAAGATTCAGAGATTCAACACTTAATAGCAGCTGACAATATTACGTACTGAAAAACATCTATTAAAGCTTGTAGCATTGAGGTGAAGAGGGAATCCACTAAGTAATAGAAAGTTACTTTACCCAAGCAAATGAACCATGCTGAGCAATAGCAACCCCAGCAACTTCCAACAGATTTCCTAGAAGACAAGCATAACTGGGAAAATCACTTGATATATCACCAGGCAGAACATTGGTATGATCTTTCACACATGATACCATTTGATGAAGATAATGTTGACTCAAATGTGGTGCAGCAAAAATCTGAATATGTAAGATAAGTTAGCCAAATAGTcataaaaaacacacataaGAAATGTAACTATAATTTAACTGCACAGATAGAAAACATATGCAATGTGAAAACAACTGTTAAAAGTTACTTTACTAAACCAAGTATAAAGCAAGAGGTTGATATCTCCAGAGCCAGAGAGCCACTAGACTTGGCCCTGAAACACATTCACCTAAATACTGACTGCATGTAACTCGGTGAATCATGTCTCCGATGGATAAGGAAGTACTagcgaaaaatcaaaactaagagGTAAAGAAGGTAGAAACTACCTCTTTCAAGTGTGGGAACAGCCGCCACAAAAAAGGAACCACAAGTATCTGGGATGAGAAGCTCCTTCGAGGATCACTACTTGAACATGTACAAGATGCTTGATCAACATGGGAAAGTATAAGGGCAAGAAGGCTCTCCAATGAAGAGATAGTCCCCGTAGAGCCTTGCAAATTTTTTTTCTACAAAAATTAAAGCTTGTCATTGTTGCTTATTGGTATGCACTCAAGACATAAAATCTGTATGGTACATGTATATGTAACCAACTATTCATGCAGCAAATAGTCAAAAAAATGCCAGGCACCTTGCCATGTCTATATAATGAGATGATAACGTACACTTATATAAGTTTCATCGCCAGCACAACAAAAGCTAGTGGAATCAATTCAACTAAAATTAAGTTTTCCTTAGCCATTCAATTCCATGTATGTAATAACAGAGTTCAGCTACCACTAAGTGGAAAGCTTTGAACTTCAGCGAAGTATGGCCCaacttataaatttttatttacaataatgGAATTCAGCTTTGACTCAACTTGAAAAAAGTTTACCAAATGTAAGCATGAATTGAATTATAGAATAGTATTCAAAAGTTGGCATCGATATATACAGATCCAACTATGTAAATtaagattttttttctaatatattTACCTTTTAaggaattaaatatttaattttgaagaaGTACTTACATAATGACTATTTCCCATTTTTACCCGGGTAAGGAAATTTTTAGTTCTATAAATGATAAGGAACATCTTTGCATATATCCAAAAGAATGAAGTTATGAACAAAGTCCAgaatatttttttggaaattattGGACATAAACTTTGAACCTAATCAAATTTTACTCCGCCAACAAGAAGAGGCACACATGATATTGATATATTAATGTAATTATTATCTAGGCTATATACAAATTCATGGAGATTAAGCTTATGGGACATCTCAAATGCTTCTATTCTGCATAATGAAAAGATCATACTTCTGTAGAGTGAACAAGAATCCTTTTCAATTTACTGCAGTTCTAAACTCTTGTTACTCTTCAAGTGGTAAACCATTTGCCACAATAGGTGACTTAATGAAAAGTTGTTGGTGCAGGACTGCATAGTTCTcttcttaaaataaataattattttattaaaaaaggtCACACATTCTAAGTTGgtcaataaatttataatcccAAACCCACATTACAGTAAGAAACAAATGCGCAGACTTCATCAACGAACCTCTACATTACACAAATTTGCTTACAAGTGGCAAAAGAAAGCACCCGCACAACCAAAAAAGAATAGATATCAAATTACTTGTGTTTGTAAAGATTAATTGACCGAAAGGTAGGATAAACCACATAAAGCAAAACCTACACCACATGTACTCAATTAAAGAACAGAAAAATTCATGCTGATTACCTTCTCCAGCAGGAAAATTTCTCTGAGCATGGAGAACATGTTTCTATCTGACAAATAGCATAATATGTTACATGCCCAAGGTAGCTTTGgatcaatcaatgaaataacaGCATCCAGTAATACATTCGCTGATTGATTGGACTTCTCAGGTGCGGAAAATAACTGATCTTTCAAACGATCCCTATTCAGATCAAAAGGATAGACTCATTAATAAAGGTAGATAAGCCAATAGCCTAATTTAACATCTTGTGATTCATAAAAGACCTGAAAATGTGATTTTCACCAATTAGGTAATAATTCTGGTTGACTTACACATAAACTAACGTCATTAATGCTTGAGACAGAAGGATGAGAATATAGGACGCTCATATATTTGACAAAATGGGAAGAGTTCAAGAGTCGATACAAACTGCTGTGTGAAAGAATTAAAAGGACTCCTAGTAACAAACCTATTTTCGTAGATCGCACGAAGGCAAGCATAAGCAAGATTTTTAACCCTGTACTCCACCAGAGCATGCTTGGATGAGTAATCCATGCCAGCAAAGAGGCTCACTGCATCACCTACAGTAAGAACAGGCAGACTAAGTAGGCAAAATCAAGCTATTAACTGAAAATAGCAAAACCAACCTCAAAACACAAATGCAAAACTGAAAATCAGTACAATTCATGAAAAACAAGGAGTTGCATGAACACCAAAACTAGGTACTAAACAAGCAAATAAGCATTTAATTTACAACAGAGAATCAAGAATGATGTGTGAGGATAAGAAGAAAACACACCACTATCACAAACAAATTCTAGAAGCAATCGGCATATCTCCACAAGGGCGGAAAAATCAGCTACATATCTCGGgttaaagaagaaaagaaactGGTAGATAAAATCTGAATCTGGCCCAAAGCACTGCCTGAAAAGATTGATAAGCAAAATAAGAGACGGACATAGGATGAATGCAACAGAAGAACAAGAAACATTAACGGTTAGATAACACTTGA is a window of Salvia splendens isolate huo1 chromosome 3, SspV2, whole genome shotgun sequence DNA encoding:
- the LOC121796050 gene encoding E3 ubiquitin-protein ligase UPL6-like isoform X1, which gives rise to MFFSGDPTTRKRVDLGGRSSKERDRQKLLEQTRLERNKRLWLRQQNSAALIIQKCFRGRRVVEGERSKVRHNFFLNYGQYCQDVNRQCFGPDSDFIYQFLFFFNPRYVADFSALVEICRLLLEFVCDSGDAVSLFAGMDYSSKHALVEYRVKNLAYACLRAIYENRDRLKDQLFSAPEKSNQSANVLLDAVISLIDPKLPWACNILCYLSDRNMFSMLREIFLLEKKKNLQGSTGTISSLESLLALILSHVDQASCTCSSSDPRRSFSSQILVVPFLWRLFPHLKEIFAAPHLSQHYLHQMVSCVKDHTNVLPGDISSDFPSYACLLGNLLEVAGVAIAQHGSFAWAIDFATVSTYLVQALPPLRTPNQGGTDSSMNEDEMLVGDELSQITLNRDLEQQIFNALDSRFLLQLINALLGALVPTNSRKGRPDDKEVAAVDAACSFLHVTFNTLPLERIMTVLAYRTELVPILWNFMKRLNENNSWSSLSGRSAYMPANAPGWLLPLAVFCPVYKHMLTIVDNEEFYEQEKPLSLKDIRLLIVILRQALWQILWLNPVVTPDFSKSGDGPSAMKRQPIEFLQHRVCVVASELMSQLQDWNNRREFTSPSDFNADVPSDLFMSQALTENTRANDILKQAPFLVPFTSRAKIFHSQLATMKERNSAHSIFTRNRFKIRRDHILEDSFSQLNALAEDDLRGVIRITFVNELGVEEAGIDGGGIFKDFMENITRAAFDIQYGLFKETADHLLYPNPGSGLVHEQHLEYFHFLGTILAKAMFEGILVDIPFATFFLSKLKQKYNYLNDLPSLDPELYRHLIFLKNYGGDKTQLELYFVIDNNEYGEQTEEELLPEGKSKRVSNENVITFIHLVANHRLNFQIRQQSSHFLKGFQQLIPKEWIDIFNEHELQLLISGSVDGFDVEDLRAHTNYTGGYHEDHYVIEMFWEVIQNLSLENRRKLLKFATGCSRGPLLGFKYLEPTFCIQRTAGNASEEALDRLPTSATCMNLLKLPPYRSKEQMEQKLVYAINSDAGFDLS
- the LOC121796050 gene encoding E3 ubiquitin-protein ligase UPL6-like isoform X2, whose protein sequence is MFFSGDPTTRKRVDLGGRSSKERDRQKLLEQTRLERNKRLWLRQQNSAALIIQKCFRGRRVVEGERSKVRHNFFLNYGQYCQDVNRQCFGPDSDFIYQFLFFFNPRYVADFSALVEICRLLLEFVCDSGDAVSLFAGMDYSSKHALVEYRVKNLAYACLRAIYENRDRLKDQLFSAPEKSNQSANVLLDAVISLIDPKLPWACNILCYLSDRNMFSMLREIFLLEKKKNLQGSTGTISSLESLLALILSHVDQASCTCSSSDPRRSFSSQILVVPFLWRLFPHLKEIFAAPHLSQHYLHQMVSCVKDHTNVLPGDISSDFPSYACLLGNLLEVAGVAIAQHGSFAWAIDFATVSTYLVQALPPLRTPNQGDSSMNEDEMLVGDELSQITLNRDLEQQIFNALDSRFLLQLINALLGALVPTNSRKGRPDDKEVAAVDAACSFLHVTFNTLPLERIMTVLAYRTELVPILWNFMKRLNENNSWSSLSGRSAYMPANAPGWLLPLAVFCPVYKHMLTIVDNEEFYEQEKPLSLKDIRLLIVILRQALWQILWLNPVVTPDFSKSGDGPSAMKRQPIEFLQHRVCVVASELMSQLQDWNNRREFTSPSDFNADVPSDLFMSQALTENTRANDILKQAPFLVPFTSRAKIFHSQLATMKERNSAHSIFTRNRFKIRRDHILEDSFSQLNALAEDDLRGVIRITFVNELGVEEAGIDGGGIFKDFMENITRAAFDIQYGLFKETADHLLYPNPGSGLVHEQHLEYFHFLGTILAKAMFEGILVDIPFATFFLSKLKQKYNYLNDLPSLDPELYRHLIFLKNYGGDKTQLELYFVIDNNEYGEQTEEELLPEGKSKRVSNENVITFIHLVANHRLNFQIRQQSSHFLKGFQQLIPKEWIDIFNEHELQLLISGSVDGFDVEDLRAHTNYTGGYHEDHYVIEMFWEVIQNLSLENRRKLLKFATGCSRGPLLGFKYLEPTFCIQRTAGNASEEALDRLPTSATCMNLLKLPPYRSKEQMEQKLVYAINSDAGFDLS